The following are encoded in a window of Methanocorpusculum vombati genomic DNA:
- a CDS encoding nickel-dependent hydrogenase large subunit, giving the protein MAKKAPYIVPVGPIHPALKEPVHIELTVVGEEVVSADFTPGQTHRGIEWMGLSRNPVQIVHLTDRICGICGVTHSLAFARAVEQIADITVPERADYVRTIIAEFERIQSHLLWAGVAAHELGFDTLFYLAWRVREEAMDAIECITGNRVNYDIIQIGGVRRDITEVQHEQIRKCLASYKELFGKLKTLFLEDAVINARCKGTGLLSFEKAMAYSTVGPTARASGCTADLRVDYPYAAYGDLDLKPVMPTAYGTEVNGDTYDRIVVRIFEIAQSVGIIEECLANMPAGPVLWEEKVAKILAACKKAEGEAVGRHEAPRGECLHYVALDKAEAPVAWKVKASSYSNLHVWPLILKGAQLADIPIIVASVDPCLSCTDRVAITDADAGKTKIFTKEELTRMSYEKTRRMRA; this is encoded by the coding sequence ATGGCAAAGAAAGCTCCCTATATTGTGCCGGTCGGCCCGATCCATCCGGCCTTAAAAGAGCCGGTTCACATTGAGCTGACGGTTGTGGGCGAAGAGGTTGTTTCGGCGGATTTCACGCCCGGCCAGACGCATCGCGGTATCGAGTGGATGGGTCTTTCCCGCAATCCGGTACAGATTGTCCACCTGACGGACCGCATCTGCGGTATCTGCGGTGTGACCCACTCGCTTGCGTTTGCACGGGCGGTTGAGCAGATCGCAGATATCACGGTTCCGGAGCGTGCTGATTATGTGCGGACGATCATTGCGGAGTTCGAGCGTATTCAGTCCCACCTGCTCTGGGCGGGTGTTGCGGCGCACGAACTCGGATTTGATACGCTGTTCTATCTGGCGTGGCGTGTCCGCGAGGAGGCGATGGATGCAATTGAGTGCATCACCGGCAACCGCGTGAACTATGATATCATCCAGATAGGCGGTGTCCGCCGCGATATTACGGAGGTCCAGCATGAGCAGATCAGGAAGTGTCTTGCCAGTTACAAGGAGCTGTTCGGGAAGCTGAAGACGCTGTTCCTTGAGGATGCGGTGATCAACGCCCGCTGCAAGGGAACCGGTCTTCTTTCGTTCGAAAAGGCGATGGCATACTCCACGGTCGGGCCTACGGCGCGGGCTTCGGGCTGCACGGCGGATCTCCGTGTGGATTATCCGTATGCGGCCTACGGCGATCTTGACCTGAAGCCAGTCATGCCGACGGCTTACGGGACGGAGGTGAACGGCGATACGTATGATCGCATCGTTGTCCGCATCTTTGAGATTGCCCAGTCGGTCGGGATTATTGAGGAGTGTCTGGCAAATATGCCAGCCGGCCCTGTTCTCTGGGAGGAGAAGGTGGCAAAGATTCTTGCGGCATGCAAGAAGGCCGAGGGCGAAGCTGTTGGCCGTCATGAAGCCCCCCGCGGCGAGTGTCTGCACTACGTTGCCCTGGATAAGGCGGAGGCTCCGGTTGCCTGGAAGGTGAAGGCGTCTTCGTACAGTAATCTGCATGTCTGGCCGCTGATTCTGAAAGGGGCCCAGCTTGCGGATATTCCGATCATCGTGGCCTCGGTTGATCCGTGTCTGTCGTGTACGGATCGCGTGGCGATTACGGATGCGGATGCAGGTAAGACGAAGATCTTCACCAAGGAGGAGCTGACGCGGATGTCGTATGAGAAGACGCGGAGGATGCGGGCATGA
- a CDS encoding NADH-quinone oxidoreductase subunit C: MTDEILPPEAVAERLTAALGSAVIDSRIQIRAEGKEKRENANIWITIQRDAVHAAVEALMQIWYPHLSCIAGYDKGADSPDLRVQYIFSIYGGVPASECMVIFSLDVSKADARLPTITDLLEGAAFTEREKTEYLGITIDGLAPAAHKFFLPQDFPDNVYPLRKDDKKIPDSMIKDLWACGRPAGRPPAPLDGGEE, encoded by the coding sequence ATGACGGACGAAATTCTTCCGCCGGAAGCGGTCGCTGAACGCCTGACGGCGGCGCTCGGGAGTGCGGTGATCGATTCCCGCATTCAGATCAGAGCGGAGGGAAAGGAGAAGCGGGAGAACGCCAACATCTGGATTACGATTCAGCGCGATGCGGTGCATGCCGCGGTTGAGGCGCTGATGCAGATCTGGTATCCGCATCTCTCCTGTATTGCAGGGTATGACAAAGGTGCTGATTCGCCTGATTTGCGTGTGCAGTACATCTTCTCGATCTACGGAGGCGTCCCTGCTTCCGAGTGCATGGTGATCTTTTCGCTGGACGTGTCCAAGGCGGATGCCCGTCTTCCGACGATTACGGATCTGCTGGAAGGTGCGGCGTTTACGGAACGTGAAAAGACGGAGTATCTCGGAATCACCATTGATGGTCTTGCCCCTGCGGCGCACAAGTTCTTCCTGCCGCAGGACTTCCCGGACAATGTGTATCCTCTCCGAAAAGATGACAAGAAGATTCCGGATTCGATGATCAAGGATCTGTGGGCCTGCGGACGCCCTGCCGGGCGTCCTCCGGCACCGCTTGACGGGGGTGAGGAGTAA
- a CDS encoding hydrogenase, protein MIGTVVTGFGFWNPLIWLIVIAVALLFSWLIWRCGEADYEEENCETTAPYLSGNAEPEKGAVHIRAGNMYWGFTAALKSYYDRLIPLHSGIVTDYVSWFLIGVVILFVVVILV, encoded by the coding sequence ATGATTGGAACAGTTGTAACCGGATTCGGATTCTGGAATCCGCTGATCTGGCTTATCGTCATTGCGGTTGCGCTCCTCTTCTCCTGGCTCATCTGGAGATGCGGCGAGGCGGACTATGAGGAGGAGAACTGCGAGACTACCGCTCCGTACCTGTCCGGAAATGCCGAGCCGGAGAAGGGAGCGGTCCATATTCGTGCCGGCAACATGTACTGGGGATTTACGGCAGCACTGAAGTCCTACTATGACCGGCTCATTCCGCTGCATTCGGGAATCGTGACCGATTATGTCTCCTGGTTCCTGATTGGGGTTGTGATTCTCTTCGTGGTGGTGATCCTCGTATGA
- a CDS encoding 4Fe-4S dicluster domain-containing protein — protein sequence MAGLPMFKEILMQSVKKPVTNLFPALRLPKSITGFLGSVAEGKAAITPPVATPPAFRGKIVYDRTACNGCGLCLKVCPAHAIEQVVYPPVTVSVTDAEGNVSAKVKKEKRVRIYVANCIFCGQCTDICSRNALSMSSEFLLATEDRFAESQIVE from the coding sequence ATGGCGGGACTTCCGATGTTCAAGGAAATTCTGATGCAGTCGGTGAAAAAGCCGGTGACGAATCTGTTCCCGGCGCTGCGTCTGCCGAAGTCGATCACGGGTTTTCTCGGTTCGGTTGCGGAAGGCAAAGCGGCAATTACTCCGCCGGTTGCAACACCTCCGGCGTTCCGCGGAAAGATTGTGTATGACCGGACAGCGTGTAACGGCTGCGGGTTGTGCCTGAAGGTCTGTCCTGCGCATGCGATTGAGCAGGTGGTCTATCCGCCGGTGACGGTTTCCGTGACCGATGCGGAGGGCAACGTTTCTGCGAAGGTGAAGAAGGAAAAGCGTGTCCGGATTTATGTGGCGAACTGTATCTTCTGCGGGCAGTGTACGGATATCTGTTCCCGGAATGCGCTGTCGATGAGCAGTGAGTTTCTGCTTGCGACCGAGGATCGGTTTGCCGAGAGTCAGATTGTGGAATAA
- a CDS encoding proton-conducting transporter membrane subunit: MNADVLLANLPALLIAVPLFGAFLTPVFGRFLPKIRDAWVILASFAASAVALLLAAQVYAKGAIVYVFGAAPGTGAVPVDSGGIPIRILFNIDGFGAFMLISAAIVSFAVILYLTVSQSRRSSRSEFYALYLLLVAGVFGMVSTGDMFNFFVFLEINSLAASALIAYHRNGGLAAEGALKYLIVNTVGGLMILFAIGLLYAQYNSLNMAVIAGSLTLTTLNLLALVLFIAGLATKAGAVPFHFATPDAYSVAPSGVTALMIVASQAGLYGMFRILFSVYGGVFTSATVGWIVIILGVLSMFIGVTMAIPQKDIKRLLSYHAVSQTGYMLLGVGVALAVLGDVTLTNAFGQMAMEGGLFHIINHAMYKGLLFLAVGAVIYRTGVWNLNEMGGLGHKMKWTMIFFLIGALAIAGIPPFNGFASKLMIYESTFAFNPAIAIIAMVVSILTLASFMKVFHSVFMGPELPEYAGVREVPKRMLAGMAILAVFVVAFGLVPDLVVDTLITPAADALLHQGQYILSVLGGGL; this comes from the coding sequence ATGAACGCAGATGTTCTTCTCGCAAACCTTCCGGCACTGCTGATTGCAGTGCCCCTGTTCGGCGCATTTCTCACTCCGGTCTTCGGCAGATTCCTGCCGAAGATCCGGGATGCATGGGTGATCCTTGCATCCTTTGCCGCGTCCGCGGTTGCCCTGCTGCTCGCAGCACAGGTGTATGCCAAAGGTGCAATCGTCTATGTGTTCGGTGCTGCTCCCGGAACGGGAGCAGTACCGGTTGATTCGGGCGGCATTCCCATCCGCATCCTCTTCAACATCGACGGATTCGGGGCGTTCATGCTCATCTCCGCGGCAATCGTTTCGTTTGCGGTGATCCTCTACCTCACGGTCTCGCAGAGCAGACGCAGTTCCCGATCCGAGTTCTATGCCCTCTACCTCCTGCTGGTCGCGGGAGTCTTCGGCATGGTCTCAACCGGCGATATGTTCAACTTCTTCGTCTTCCTGGAGATCAACTCGCTTGCGGCTTCGGCGTTAATTGCGTATCACCGCAACGGCGGACTTGCCGCGGAAGGCGCACTGAAGTACTTAATCGTCAACACCGTCGGCGGTCTGATGATCCTGTTTGCGATCGGTCTTTTGTATGCGCAGTACAACTCGCTCAACATGGCGGTCATTGCAGGCAGTCTGACCCTGACAACGCTGAACCTGCTGGCACTGGTCCTCTTCATCGCAGGACTTGCAACCAAGGCGGGAGCCGTGCCGTTCCACTTTGCAACGCCAGACGCCTACTCTGTCGCGCCGTCAGGCGTGACGGCGCTGATGATCGTCGCAAGTCAGGCAGGTCTTTACGGAATGTTCCGGATTCTGTTCTCGGTCTACGGCGGTGTCTTTACCTCCGCGACCGTGGGGTGGATTGTGATTATCCTTGGTGTTCTTTCGATGTTCATCGGGGTTACGATGGCAATCCCGCAGAAGGATATCAAACGGCTGCTCTCGTATCATGCGGTTTCCCAGACCGGCTACATGCTGCTCGGTGTGGGTGTTGCCCTCGCCGTGCTCGGCGACGTGACCCTTACAAATGCGTTCGGCCAGATGGCAATGGAGGGAGGTCTCTTCCACATCATCAACCACGCGATGTACAAGGGACTGCTGTTCCTCGCGGTCGGTGCGGTGATTTACCGTACCGGCGTGTGGAACCTGAACGAGATGGGAGGTCTCGGCCACAAAATGAAGTGGACGATGATCTTCTTCTTAATCGGTGCTCTCGCCATTGCAGGCATTCCGCCGTTCAACGGCTTTGCCTCAAAACTGATGATCTACGAGTCCACGTTTGCGTTCAATCCGGCAATCGCGATCATTGCCATGGTGGTGAGTATCCTAACTCTCGCTTCCTTCATGAAGGTGTTCCACTCGGTCTTTATGGGACCGGAACTCCCGGAGTATGCGGGCGTGCGGGAGGTGCCGAAGCGGATGCTTGCGGGCATGGCAATTCTTGCCGTGTTTGTTGTCGCATTCGGTCTGGTGCCCGACCTCGTGGTTGACACGCTGATTACGCCTGCCGCTGATGCACTGCTGCATCAGGGACAGTATATTCTCTCGGTTCTTGGAGGCGGATTATGA
- a CDS encoding respiratory chain complex I subunit 1 family protein, protein MNPVLGAVGGTIVLAILAIAFGLILSGIDRRVVARMQARVGPPLLQPFTDVRKLLAKQNIVPANAIPWLFHAMPIVALASAIAILLYLPFGSFAPVLGEFGDVILVLYLLIIPSLALVIGGFASGSPYATVGAQREMVSMIAYELPLAVAVIAIAWRLMAAGVADPFSMLTLMQTSVWDVVGPLGMLALLILLVMMAWVTPGELSKIPFDSPEAETELAGGILVEYSGKNLGLFTLSQAVKMVAMSAFGIILLLPWNLSPFLGLTGAAAGIADLVFFLVKVLFVVIVSVTVVRTMMARFRITQVVGLYWLVLGVLGALAVILMMADAVLLGAI, encoded by the coding sequence ATGAATCCGGTTCTTGGTGCAGTCGGCGGAACGATTGTTCTTGCGATTCTTGCCATTGCGTTCGGTCTGATTCTTTCCGGTATCGACCGCCGGGTTGTTGCCCGGATGCAGGCACGGGTCGGCCCGCCGCTCCTTCAGCCGTTTACGGATGTGCGCAAACTGCTTGCAAAGCAGAATATTGTTCCGGCAAACGCGATTCCCTGGCTGTTTCATGCGATGCCAATCGTTGCGTTAGCGTCTGCGATTGCGATTCTTCTGTATCTTCCGTTCGGCAGCTTTGCACCGGTCTTAGGGGAGTTCGGGGATGTGATTCTGGTTCTGTATCTTTTGATCATCCCTTCGCTTGCTCTTGTTATCGGCGGTTTTGCGTCCGGTTCGCCGTATGCAACGGTGGGTGCCCAGCGTGAGATGGTGTCGATGATTGCGTATGAGCTGCCGCTTGCAGTTGCGGTGATCGCGATTGCGTGGCGGCTGATGGCGGCGGGTGTTGCCGATCCGTTTTCGATGCTGACGCTGATGCAGACTTCGGTCTGGGATGTGGTCGGCCCGCTCGGTATGCTTGCGCTCCTTATCCTGCTGGTGATGATGGCCTGGGTTACGCCCGGTGAGCTGTCGAAGATTCCGTTCGATTCGCCGGAGGCGGAGACGGAGCTTGCGGGCGGTATTCTGGTGGAGTACTCGGGGAAAAATCTCGGTCTCTTTACGCTGTCACAGGCGGTGAAGATGGTTGCCATGTCGGCGTTCGGTATTATTCTGCTGCTGCCGTGGAATCTTTCGCCGTTCCTCGGCCTTACGGGTGCAGCGGCGGGGATCGCGGACCTCGTGTTCTTCCTTGTGAAGGTGCTGTTTGTGGTAATTGTGTCGGTGACGGTCGTCAGAACGATGATGGCCCGGTTCCGGATTACGCAGGTCGTCGGTCTGTACTGGCTGGTGCTTGGTGTTCTCGGCGCTCTTGCGGTTATTCTGATGATGGCGGATGCGGTTCTTCTGGGGGCGATCTGA
- a CDS encoding NADH-quinone oxidoreductase subunit B family protein — protein sequence MKLTTSLNRSLWVFHFNSGSCNGCDIEIVATLTPRYDPERFGVKLVGSPRHADVLLVTGPVTNQMADRLRRVYAQMPGPKVVMVVGTCGQSGGVFSTSYNLAGPIDQIIPVDVYVPGCAPRPEAIIQGVVTAIAKLERLQGGAKQ from the coding sequence ATGAAGCTGACAACGTCACTGAACCGGTCGCTGTGGGTGTTCCATTTCAACAGCGGCTCATGTAACGGCTGTGATATTGAGATTGTGGCAACCCTTACGCCCCGATACGATCCGGAACGGTTCGGCGTGAAACTTGTCGGGTCTCCGCGTCATGCTGATGTACTGCTCGTTACGGGTCCTGTTACGAACCAGATGGCCGACCGGCTGCGGCGGGTGTATGCCCAGATGCCGGGGCCGAAGGTGGTCATGGTGGTCGGTACCTGCGGTCAGTCCGGAGGGGTGTTCAGTACCTCCTACAATCTCGCAGGTCCGATCGATCAGATTATTCCGGTGGACGTCTATGTTCCGGGCTGTGCCCCGCGGCCGGAGGCGATCATTCAGGGAGTGGTGACCGCGATTGCAAAGCTTGAAAGACTCCAAGGAGGTGCCAAACAATGA